Proteins from a genomic interval of Thermus hydrothermalis:
- a CDS encoding outer membrane lipoprotein-sorting protein yields the protein MKRALALVVILALVLTQSPLAKLKAALDRLRGPAHQGVYLVQVERPGSTKSYRLRVYTDGERAQIRVLEPKGEAGQAYLSLGQDLYLYDPRLGRTLRLPPTGRTERFLGSDLTYQDLMGRDLEDLFEVSEADGVLVLTPKPQAATPYGRVEVYLKEGLIERVRYHDQRGQAVRELLLLGYQRLDGAFLPKVMEVRDLLKEGYRTRVEIVEVKVGPVPERCFNPLYLERGC from the coding sequence ATGAAGCGTGCCTTAGCGCTGGTTGTCATTCTGGCCTTGGTCCTGACCCAAAGCCCTTTGGCCAAGCTCAAAGCGGCCTTGGACCGCCTTCGGGGCCCCGCCCACCAAGGGGTCTACCTGGTCCAGGTGGAGCGGCCCGGGAGCACGAAGTCCTACCGGCTTCGGGTATACACGGATGGGGAGCGGGCCCAGATCCGGGTTCTGGAGCCCAAGGGCGAGGCGGGGCAGGCCTACCTTTCCCTGGGGCAGGACCTCTACCTCTACGACCCCCGCTTGGGGCGGACCCTGCGCCTGCCCCCCACGGGGCGCACGGAGCGCTTCCTGGGCTCGGACCTCACCTACCAGGACCTCATGGGCCGGGACCTGGAGGACCTCTTTGAGGTCTCGGAGGCGGATGGGGTCTTGGTCCTCACGCCCAAGCCGCAGGCAGCCACCCCTTACGGCCGGGTGGAGGTCTACCTAAAAGAAGGCCTGATAGAGCGGGTGCGCTACCACGACCAGCGGGGCCAGGCGGTGCGGGAGCTCCTCCTCCTGGGCTACCAGCGCCTGGATGGGGCCTTTTTGCCCAAGGTCATGGAGGTGCGGGACCTCCTTAAGGAGGGGTACCGCACGCGGGTGGAGATCGTGGAGGTAAAGGTGGGGCCGGTGCCGGAAAGGTGCTTCAACCCGCTTTACCTGGAAAGGGGGTGCTAG
- a CDS encoding ABC transporter permease has translation MLRLAWRNLLRTPGRNLTTGGVVALVVFLSLVFLSVYAGAFDAFFQTTLDRTGHLVVRVEGYQEKEDLESLTFVPPLLSLPEGAKAEGVLEGGGLLLAGERSRAVILTGLTREGFARQKNLLKEGRFPEASGEALLGEALAKALKVGLGGEVVAYAPGSLGLGVYAFRVVGLLDLPETHLEARTAMVLLEDAQALLAPGRVSRLEIRLPWVGLYDLKPLEDLKARLAPELPGLVVETWLEANPLYAALLPLYDTVMSVYVGIFFILGGLILLNALYLSLVERVREFGLLAALGLTGRRLMSLVFWESFLLVGVAALVGVAAGLMVHLELADGFRLPLPAWILEQYKEFGLPEVLYGRLGVEGVLLTLGYAVGVALLAALWPGWLASRLEPVDAMRYVP, from the coding sequence GTGCTTCGCCTTGCCTGGCGGAACCTCTTAAGGACGCCTGGGCGGAACCTCACCACGGGCGGGGTGGTGGCCCTCGTGGTCTTCCTCTCCTTGGTGTTCCTCTCGGTGTACGCCGGGGCCTTTGACGCCTTCTTCCAGACCACCCTGGACCGCACGGGGCACCTGGTGGTGCGGGTGGAGGGCTACCAGGAGAAGGAGGATCTGGAAAGCCTCACCTTCGTGCCCCCCCTCCTTTCCCTGCCGGAAGGGGCCAAGGCGGAAGGGGTGTTGGAAGGGGGCGGGCTCCTCCTCGCGGGGGAAAGGAGCCGGGCGGTGATCCTCACGGGGCTTACCCGGGAAGGTTTTGCCCGGCAGAAAAACCTCCTCAAGGAAGGCCGCTTCCCTGAGGCCTCGGGGGAGGCCCTGTTGGGCGAGGCCTTGGCCAAGGCCCTGAAGGTGGGTTTGGGGGGCGAGGTGGTGGCCTACGCTCCCGGAAGCCTGGGGCTTGGGGTCTACGCCTTCCGGGTGGTGGGGCTACTGGACCTACCGGAAACCCACCTGGAGGCCCGCACCGCCATGGTCCTTTTGGAGGACGCCCAGGCCCTTCTGGCCCCGGGGCGGGTGAGCCGGCTAGAGATAAGGCTTCCCTGGGTGGGCCTTTACGACCTTAAGCCCCTGGAAGACCTGAAGGCGCGCCTGGCGCCCGAGCTTCCCGGCCTCGTGGTGGAAACCTGGCTGGAGGCGAACCCTCTCTACGCCGCTCTTCTTCCCCTCTACGACACGGTGATGAGCGTCTACGTGGGGATTTTCTTCATCCTTGGGGGGCTTATCCTCCTCAACGCCCTTTACCTTTCCTTGGTGGAGCGGGTAAGGGAGTTTGGGCTCCTTGCGGCCTTGGGGCTCACGGGGAGGCGGCTTATGAGCCTGGTCTTTTGGGAAAGCTTCCTCCTCGTGGGGGTGGCGGCCCTGGTGGGGGTGGCGGCGGGGCTTATGGTTCACCTGGAGCTCGCCGATGGCTTCCGTTTGCCGCTACCCGCTTGGATCCTGGAGCAGTACAAGGAGTTCGGCCTGCCGGAGGTCCTCTACGGGCGGCTCGGGGTGGAGGGGGTTCTCCTCACCCTGGGCTACGCCGTGGGGGTGGCGCTTTTGGCCGC